In the Chroococcidiopsis sp. SAG 2025 genome, one interval contains:
- a CDS encoding M1 family metallopeptidase, which yields MLQSYFDTDNNGHKHKSFELPGAKPHYNPDRPGQVEHIFLDLNLDIPNQSYNGTCTIQLKPVRNGIDRLTLDAVSLNIHSVQVDTTSTTYDYDGQQLQVHLANPTQTGQSIKIAIAYSVAKPQRGIYFIAPDKHYPNKPVQVWTQGEDEDSRFWFPCFDYPGQLATSEIRVRVPKPYIAISNGRLIHTEENGDYKIFHWLQEQVHPSYLMTLAVGDFAEIQDEWNGKPVTYYVEKGREEDARRSMGKTPRMVEFFSQKYGYPYAFPKYAQVCVDDFIFGGMENTSTTLLTDRCLLDERAAIDNRLTESLVAHELAHQWFGDLVVIKHWSHAWIKEGMASYSEVMWTEQEYGVEDAAYYRLLEARNYLAEDSSRYRRPIVTHVYREAIELYDRHLYEKGSCVYHMIRAELGEELFWRAIQTFVQDNAHNTVETIDLLRAIEKVTGRNLLFLFDQYVYRGGHPEFKVAYTWDGDSKLAKVTVNQTQNDLFDLKIPIAFGYTRESGVGSRESGKNAEGENSNSTTHYSLFTTHSKAFTVRVNEKEQSFYFPLAEKPQFISFDVNNNYLKTVSLEYSVPELKAQLQFDPDPISRIYAAEALGKKGGLEALYALAEALKSDRFWGVKVEVAKQLAQIKLDQAFEALVVGLNDENPLVRRAVVEALGNIKTYASYKALKPIVEDGDRSYYVEAAAARAIGIIAAAKLEEKPKEEKVLKLLRSILENKAGWNEVVRSGAIAGLSQMKTSAEALDLILEYTRLGVPQALRLAAVRALGAISTGQSAADLERILERLTELAQESFFLTQVSVVNALGQMETPKAIAILQTLATQSLDGRVQRIAEEAVAKVQSSAGSDQAVKQLRDEIDQLKKQNQTLMSRLESLEAKAAN from the coding sequence ATGCTGCAATCCTATTTCGATACAGATAATAACGGTCATAAACATAAATCTTTTGAGCTTCCAGGGGCAAAACCCCACTATAATCCCGATCGCCCCGGACAAGTCGAGCATATTTTTCTCGATCTCAATTTAGATATCCCCAACCAAAGCTATAACGGGACTTGCACGATTCAACTCAAACCCGTCCGTAATGGGATCGATCGCCTGACGCTAGATGCAGTCAGTCTGAATATTCACTCAGTCCAAGTAGACACTACCTCAACGACATACGATTATGACGGGCAACAGCTACAGGTACATCTAGCTAACCCCACACAAACTGGGCAATCAATTAAAATTGCGATCGCCTACTCAGTCGCGAAACCCCAACGCGGAATTTACTTTATCGCCCCAGATAAACACTATCCCAACAAACCAGTCCAAGTCTGGACGCAAGGAGAAGATGAAGACTCCCGTTTTTGGTTTCCCTGCTTCGACTACCCAGGACAACTCGCAACTTCAGAAATTCGGGTGCGCGTCCCCAAACCTTACATTGCCATTTCCAATGGCAGATTAATCCACACTGAAGAAAACGGCGATTATAAAATCTTTCACTGGTTGCAAGAGCAAGTCCACCCATCCTATTTAATGACTTTAGCAGTAGGAGACTTTGCCGAAATCCAGGATGAATGGAACGGCAAACCCGTCACTTACTACGTAGAAAAAGGCAGAGAGGAAGATGCACGGCGCAGCATGGGCAAAACTCCCCGCATGGTCGAATTTTTCAGCCAGAAGTACGGTTATCCTTATGCTTTTCCCAAATACGCTCAAGTCTGCGTAGATGATTTTATTTTTGGCGGGATGGAAAATACGTCTACCACCCTGCTGACAGATAGATGTTTGCTAGACGAACGGGCGGCGATTGATAACCGCCTCACAGAAAGCCTAGTAGCGCACGAACTCGCCCATCAGTGGTTTGGCGATTTAGTTGTGATTAAACACTGGTCTCATGCTTGGATTAAAGAAGGCATGGCATCCTACTCTGAGGTGATGTGGACGGAACAGGAGTATGGAGTCGAAGATGCTGCTTACTACCGCTTGCTAGAAGCCCGCAACTATCTGGCTGAAGACAGCAGCCGCTATCGTCGCCCAATTGTAACGCACGTTTATCGAGAGGCGATCGAATTATACGATCGCCACTTGTATGAAAAGGGTTCCTGTGTCTACCACATGATTCGGGCAGAGTTGGGAGAAGAGTTATTTTGGCGGGCAATCCAAACTTTCGTGCAAGATAACGCTCACAACACTGTAGAAACTATAGATTTACTCCGCGCTATTGAGAAAGTAACGGGGCGAAATCTTTTATTTCTCTTCGATCAATACGTCTATCGCGGCGGACATCCCGAATTCAAAGTTGCTTACACGTGGGATGGCGATAGCAAATTAGCGAAGGTGACTGTTAACCAAACCCAAAACGATCTATTCGATTTGAAGATACCGATCGCGTTTGGTTATACGCGGGAGTCGGGAGTCGGGAGTCGGGAATCGGGGAAGAATGCTGAAGGAGAAAACTCAAATTCTACTACTCACTACTCACTATTCACTACTCACTCTAAAGCCTTCACCGTGCGCGTTAATGAAAAGGAACAGAGTTTCTACTTTCCTTTGGCAGAGAAACCTCAATTTATTAGCTTTGATGTTAATAATAATTACTTAAAAACCGTGTCTTTAGAATATTCCGTTCCAGAACTAAAGGCACAGTTGCAATTCGACCCCGATCCGATTTCTCGGATCTACGCAGCTGAAGCTTTGGGGAAAAAAGGTGGTCTAGAGGCGCTCTATGCCCTCGCTGAAGCATTGAAAAGCGATCGCTTTTGGGGTGTCAAAGTAGAAGTCGCGAAACAATTAGCTCAAATTAAGCTCGACCAAGCTTTTGAAGCTTTAGTTGTCGGATTGAACGATGAAAATCCCTTGGTACGACGTGCCGTAGTCGAGGCTTTGGGTAACATCAAAACTTATGCGAGTTACAAAGCCCTGAAGCCGATTGTGGAAGATGGCGACCGCAGCTATTACGTAGAAGCAGCCGCAGCCAGGGCAATTGGTATTATCGCCGCTGCCAAATTGGAAGAAAAGCCCAAGGAAGAAAAAGTCTTAAAGCTGCTCAGATCGATTTTAGAAAACAAAGCAGGCTGGAACGAAGTTGTGCGCTCTGGGGCGATCGCGGGCTTGAGTCAAATGAAAACCTCAGCCGAGGCACTAGACCTGATTCTAGAATACACCCGTTTAGGAGTTCCTCAAGCCTTGCGCCTTGCAGCCGTTCGCGCCCTCGGAGCCATCTCTACAGGTCAATCTGCTGCCGATTTAGAGCGGATTCTAGAGCGATTAACCGAATTAGCCCAGGAGAGTTTCTTCCTCACCCAAGTCTCGGTTGTTAATGCCTTGGGACAAATGGAAACTCCCAAAGCGATCGCGATTTTACAAACTCTAGCAACGCAATCCCTTGATGGACGAGTCCAACGAATCGCCGAAGAAGCTGTAGCAAAAGTCCAAAGCTCAGCAGGTTCTGACCAAGCTGTCAAGCAACTCCGCGACGAAATCGACCAGCTCAAAAAACAAAACCAAACCCTGATGAGTCGTCTGGAGAGCCTGGAGGCTAAGGCTGCTAACTAG
- a CDS encoding DUF4926 domain-containing protein codes for MIQELDRFILTTNILERNLEQGDLGTVVLVHRDRQGYEVEFMTLDGETVAVISLSNEQLRSIGRKEIAHVRVLS; via the coding sequence ATGATCCAAGAACTCGATCGCTTCATTCTAACAACTAATATTCTAGAACGTAATTTAGAGCAAGGCGATCTTGGTACTGTTGTTTTAGTACATCGAGATCGTCAAGGATATGAGGTAGAATTTATGACCTTAGATGGAGAAACGGTAGCAGTGATTTCACTGTCTAATGAGCAGCTTCGTTCCATTGGTAGAAAAGAAATTGCTCATGTACGAGTTTTGAGTTAG